In Mixta intestinalis, the following are encoded in one genomic region:
- the recG gene encoding ATP-dependent DNA helicase RecG, giving the protein MKGRLLDAVPLSTLSGVGASQAGKLAKIGLHTVQDLLLHLPLRYEDRTRLYPINDLLPGIWATVEGEVLHTDVTFGRRRMLVSQISDGTGVITLRFFNFNAGMKNGLSPGTRVTAWGEIKRGQRGAEIIHPEYRIQGEHGVTALQETLTPVYPTTEGIRQATLRNLTDQALKLLDSCPIAELLPAELSGGLLTLPDALRTLHRPPPDMQLTDLENGRHPAQRRLILEELLAHNLSMLAVRAGAQRYHALPMPPRHQLRDKLLAALPFKPTHAQQRVVKEIEQDLAHDYPMMRLVQGDVGSGKTLVAALAALHVIAHGKQVALMAPTELLAEQHANNFRQWFEPLGLEVGWLAGKQKGKARLAQQEAIASGQVSMVVGTHAIFQEQVQFNGLALVIIDEQHRFGVHQRLALWEKGEEQGFHPHQLIMTATPIPRTLAMTAYADLDTSTIDELPPGRTPVTTVAIPDTRRAEIIERVKRACQSEGRQAYWVCTLIEESDLLEAQAAEATWEELKLALPDLQVGLVHGRMKPQEKQDVMQAFKQGQLQLLVATTVIEVGVDVPNASLMIIENPERLGLAQLHQLRGRVGRGAVASHCVLLYKSPLSKTAQKRLQVLRDSNDGFVIAQCDLEIRGPGELLGTRQTGNAEFKVADLLRDQALIPEVQRIARHIHQHYPEQAQALIERWLPETDRYTNA; this is encoded by the coding sequence ATGAAAGGCCGCCTGCTGGATGCCGTCCCGTTAAGCACCCTTTCCGGCGTAGGCGCAAGCCAGGCTGGCAAGCTGGCAAAGATCGGGCTGCATACCGTGCAGGATTTACTGTTACATCTGCCGTTGCGCTATGAAGATCGCACCCGGCTTTACCCTATCAACGATCTGCTGCCGGGAATCTGGGCTACCGTTGAAGGTGAGGTGCTGCATACTGACGTTACCTTTGGCCGTCGCCGCATGTTGGTTAGCCAAATCAGTGACGGTACCGGCGTTATCACGCTGCGCTTCTTTAATTTTAACGCCGGTATGAAAAACGGGCTTTCGCCCGGCACACGCGTTACCGCCTGGGGCGAGATCAAACGTGGTCAGCGCGGCGCTGAAATTATTCATCCAGAATATCGCATTCAGGGCGAGCATGGCGTTACCGCACTACAGGAAACGTTGACGCCGGTTTATCCCACCACAGAAGGCATTCGCCAGGCTACGTTGCGTAATCTGACGGATCAGGCACTTAAGCTATTGGATAGCTGCCCGATTGCTGAATTGCTGCCTGCCGAGCTGAGCGGCGGCCTGCTCACTCTGCCTGATGCGTTACGCACGTTACATCGCCCCCCGCCAGATATGCAGTTGACCGATCTGGAGAATGGCCGACATCCTGCTCAACGTCGGTTAATCCTGGAAGAGTTACTGGCACATAATTTAAGCATGCTGGCGGTACGGGCAGGCGCGCAACGTTATCACGCGTTACCCATGCCGCCGCGCCACCAGCTGCGCGACAAACTGCTGGCGGCGCTGCCGTTTAAACCGACCCACGCCCAGCAACGCGTCGTTAAAGAGATTGAGCAAGATTTAGCGCATGACTACCCAATGATGCGGTTGGTGCAGGGAGATGTTGGCTCAGGTAAAACACTGGTAGCAGCCCTGGCAGCACTACATGTAATTGCTCACGGTAAACAGGTCGCCCTGATGGCACCTACCGAATTACTGGCCGAACAGCACGCTAACAATTTCCGCCAGTGGTTTGAGCCGTTAGGCCTGGAGGTGGGCTGGCTGGCTGGTAAACAAAAAGGTAAGGCACGCCTGGCGCAGCAGGAAGCCATTGCCAGCGGTCAGGTATCGATGGTAGTTGGCACGCACGCTATTTTTCAGGAGCAGGTGCAATTTAACGGGCTGGCGCTGGTCATTATTGATGAGCAACACCGTTTCGGCGTTCATCAGCGGCTGGCATTGTGGGAAAAAGGCGAGGAGCAGGGCTTTCATCCGCATCAGTTGATTATGACCGCCACGCCCATTCCGCGCACGTTGGCAATGACCGCCTACGCCGACCTGGATACCTCTACCATCGACGAACTGCCGCCAGGACGCACGCCGGTGACCACCGTGGCCATTCCTGATACGCGGCGGGCAGAGATTATTGAGCGTGTAAAGCGCGCCTGCCAGAGCGAAGGCCGTCAGGCATATTGGGTATGCACCCTGATTGAGGAATCCGATCTGCTGGAAGCGCAGGCGGCGGAAGCAACCTGGGAAGAACTAAAGCTGGCGCTGCCCGATTTACAGGTTGGCCTGGTGCATGGGCGTATGAAGCCGCAGGAAAAGCAGGACGTCATGCAGGCCTTCAAACAGGGACAGCTACAGCTACTGGTTGCTACCACGGTGATTGAAGTTGGCGTGGATGTCCCCAATGCCAGCCTGATGATTATCGAAAACCCGGAGCGGCTTGGCCTGGCTCAGCTCCATCAGCTGCGTGGGCGCGTGGGACGCGGTGCCGTCGCCTCCCACTGCGTGCTGCTCTATAAATCTCCTCTGAGCAAAACGGCACAAAAGCGTTTGCAGGTGCTGCGTGACAGCAACGACGGTTTTGTTATCGCCCAGTGCGATCTGGAAATACGCGGCCCCGGCGAGCTGCTTGGGACACGCCAGACCGGTAACGCTGAATTTAAAGTGGCCGATCTGCTACGCGACCAGGCGTTGATACCAGAGGTACAGCGCATAGCCCGCCATATCCATCAGCATTACCCGGAACAGGCTCAGGCGCTGATTGAGCGCTGGCTGCCTGAAACCGATCGCTATACCAACGCCTGA
- the rpoZ gene encoding DNA-directed RNA polymerase subunit omega, translating into MARVTVQDAVEKIGNRFDLVLVAARRARQMQVSGKDPLVPEENDKPTVIALREIEEGLITNQILDVRERQEQQEQEAAELQAVTAIAEGRR; encoded by the coding sequence ATGGCACGCGTAACCGTTCAGGACGCAGTAGAGAAAATTGGTAACCGTTTTGACCTGGTTCTGGTCGCTGCACGTCGCGCACGTCAGATGCAGGTGAGCGGTAAAGATCCGCTGGTACCGGAAGAGAACGATAAACCGACCGTTATCGCCCTGCGTGAAATCGAAGAAGGCCTGATCACTAATCAGATTCTCGATGTGCGTGAGCGCCAGGAACAGCAGGAGCAGGAAGCCGCCGAACTACAGGCTGTAACCGCTATCGCTGAAGGCCGTCGTTAA
- the ligB gene encoding NAD-dependent DNA ligase LigB produces the protein MTGKYLLWLLWLFTGAAQALCPRWTPARAMDEIAHLQQQLRGWDNAYYRDGETPIDDALYDSLQRRLQQWQHCFQTHAEPDQSVWVTDGMTEHPVAHTGVKKLPDKLAVAYWMRGKEPVWLQPKIDGVAVTLVYRHGKLAALISRGDGLKGQSWLDKAPYISTLPPEIPDKRPQLVLQGELFLTMTDHQQAIHGGKNARAQVAGALMKQEPSPLLAQLGVFIWAWPDGPETMAMRQTALEQLGFGLSRAWTQRVTSEEDVARWRDRWFRMPLPFVTDGVVMHVDKRASGKQWMPGDGEYAAAWKYNPPVVSSEVRSVEFPIGRTGKIAAVLNVMPVQLDDKTVRRVSLGSLARWQALDIVPGDQVAISLAGQGIPRFENIVWRVIQRERPVVPDPQKYHNLSCFYNSAVCRQQFLSRLSWLSQRQVLDLPGIQRSTWQRLLQLPGFTHIFSWMTLEAEQLSTLPGISPSRAQQIIHHFNMTQHQPLRRWIKALGAPLPEVALMALPDKSWSQLLARDAHSWQQLPGVGLKLARKIEYWLKDDRVRELIMLIQQWQAGAAKTATQTTLSSSAELSVFNVPGANN, from the coding sequence ATGACTGGAAAGTACCTCCTGTGGCTGCTGTGGTTATTCACCGGTGCAGCGCAGGCGCTCTGTCCTCGTTGGACGCCAGCTCGGGCCATGGACGAAATCGCTCATTTGCAACAGCAACTGCGTGGTTGGGACAATGCTTATTATCGTGACGGTGAAACGCCGATCGATGATGCGCTCTACGACAGTCTGCAAAGACGTCTGCAACAGTGGCAGCACTGCTTTCAGACTCACGCCGAACCGGATCAATCTGTTTGGGTAACCGATGGTATGACTGAGCATCCTGTCGCGCATACGGGCGTAAAAAAACTACCGGATAAACTGGCGGTAGCGTACTGGATGCGGGGAAAAGAGCCGGTATGGTTACAGCCGAAAATTGATGGAGTGGCAGTCACGCTGGTTTATCGCCATGGAAAACTGGCTGCATTGATTAGCCGTGGCGATGGGCTGAAAGGCCAAAGCTGGCTGGATAAAGCCCCTTATATTTCTACTCTTCCGCCAGAGATCCCGGATAAACGTCCTCAACTGGTATTGCAGGGCGAACTGTTCTTAACCATGACCGATCATCAGCAAGCGATACATGGTGGCAAAAATGCCCGCGCTCAGGTTGCCGGGGCACTGATGAAGCAGGAACCATCGCCGTTGCTGGCGCAATTGGGCGTCTTCATCTGGGCATGGCCTGATGGACCAGAAACGATGGCTATGCGACAAACGGCTCTTGAACAGCTGGGATTTGGCTTATCCAGGGCCTGGACACAACGGGTAACCAGTGAGGAGGATGTTGCTCGTTGGCGAGATCGCTGGTTCCGCATGCCTCTGCCTTTTGTAACCGATGGCGTAGTAATGCACGTTGATAAACGAGCATCCGGTAAGCAGTGGATGCCCGGTGACGGGGAATATGCCGCCGCCTGGAAATATAACCCGCCGGTCGTCAGTAGCGAGGTTCGTTCGGTGGAGTTTCCGATAGGGCGTACCGGTAAAATTGCTGCGGTATTAAATGTCATGCCTGTACAGCTGGATGATAAAACCGTACGCCGTGTAAGCCTGGGTTCTCTGGCTCGCTGGCAGGCCCTCGATATCGTTCCTGGCGATCAGGTCGCAATTAGCCTTGCTGGGCAAGGTATTCCACGATTTGAAAATATAGTCTGGCGGGTTATTCAGCGTGAGCGGCCTGTCGTACCGGATCCGCAGAAATACCATAATTTAAGCTGCTTCTATAACAGTGCGGTATGTCGTCAGCAGTTTCTTTCCCGGCTAAGCTGGCTAAGCCAGCGGCAGGTGCTCGATTTACCGGGCATTCAGCGCAGTACCTGGCAACGTTTGTTGCAGCTGCCAGGCTTTACGCATATTTTTTCCTGGATGACGCTGGAGGCGGAACAGCTCTCCACTCTGCCAGGGATCAGCCCTTCGCGGGCACAGCAAATTATTCACCACTTTAACATGACTCAGCATCAGCCCCTGCGGCGTTGGATAAAAGCATTGGGTGCGCCTTTGCCGGAAGTGGCGTTAATGGCTTTGCCCGATAAAAGCTGGTCACAGCTGCTGGCGCGCGACGCTCACTCATGGCAGCAGCTGCCTGGCGTCGGACTAAAGCTGGCGCGGAAAATAGAATACTGGTTAAAGGATGATCGGGTCCGCGAGCTAATTATGCTGATACAGCAATGGCAGGCTGGTGCCGCGAAAACGGCTACCCAGACGACCTTATCCTCATCCGCCGAGTTATCCGTGTTTAATGTTCCGGGTGCGAATAATTAA
- the spoT gene encoding bifunctional GTP diphosphokinase/guanosine-3',5'-bis pyrophosphate 3'-pyrophosphohydrolase — translation MYLFESLNQLIEKYLPEEQIKRLKQAYLVARDAHEGQTRSSGEPYITHPVAVACILAEMKLDYETLMAALLHDVIEDTPATYQDMEQLFGKSVAELVEGVSKLDKLKFRDKKEAQAENFRKMIMAMVQDIRVILIKLADRTHNMRTLGSLRPDKRRRIARETLEIYSPLAHRLGIHHLKTELEELGFEALYPNRYRVIKEVVKAARGNRKEMIQKILAEIEGRLQEAGIRCRVFGREKHLYSIYCKMHLKEQRFHSIMDIYAFRVIVRDVDTCYRVLGQMHSLYKPRPGRVKDYIAIPKANGYQSLHTSMIGPHGVPVEVQIRTEDMDQMAEMGVAAHWAYKEQGESGTTAQIRAQRWLQSLLELQQSAGSSFEFIESVKSDLFPDEIYVFTPEGRIVELPAGATPVDFAYAVHTDIGHACVGARVDRQPYPLSQPLASGQTVEIITAPGARPNAAWLNFVVSSKARAKIRQLLKNLKREDSVSLGRRLLNHALGGSRKLAEIPAANIEQELERMKLSSLDDLLAEIGLGNAMSVVVAKNLLQDTPGAQPNSTMSRSKLPIKGADGVLITFAKCCRPIPGDPIVAHVSPGKGLVVHHESCRNIRGYQKEPEKFMAVEWDKVTDQEFVAEIKVEMFNHQGALANLTAAINTAGSNIQSLNTEERDGRVYSTFIRLTARDRVHLANIMRKIRVMPDVIKVHRNRN, via the coding sequence TTGTATCTTTTTGAAAGCCTCAATCAGCTGATTGAAAAATACTTGCCTGAGGAGCAGATCAAGCGCCTCAAGCAAGCTTATCTTGTCGCACGTGATGCCCACGAGGGGCAAACACGCTCCAGCGGCGAGCCTTATATCACGCATCCCGTTGCCGTCGCCTGTATTCTGGCGGAAATGAAGCTCGACTATGAAACTCTCATGGCCGCGCTGCTGCATGACGTGATAGAAGACACGCCTGCTACCTACCAGGATATGGAACAGCTGTTTGGTAAAAGCGTTGCCGAACTGGTTGAAGGCGTATCCAAGCTGGATAAGCTGAAGTTCCGCGATAAGAAAGAGGCGCAGGCGGAAAACTTCCGCAAAATGATCATGGCGATGGTGCAGGATATCCGCGTCATTTTGATCAAGCTTGCCGACCGTACGCACAACATGCGTACGCTTGGTTCGCTACGTCCCGATAAACGGCGGCGCATTGCGCGCGAGACGCTGGAAATCTATAGCCCGCTGGCACACCGCTTAGGTATTCATCATCTGAAAACCGAACTGGAAGAGCTGGGCTTTGAAGCGCTCTATCCTAACCGCTACCGCGTCATTAAAGAGGTCGTGAAGGCTGCACGCGGTAACCGTAAGGAGATGATCCAGAAAATCCTTGCGGAAATCGAAGGGCGTTTGCAAGAGGCGGGCATTCGCTGTCGCGTTTTTGGGCGCGAGAAACATCTTTATTCCATCTATTGCAAAATGCATCTCAAAGAGCAGCGTTTCCATTCTATTATGGATATTTACGCGTTCCGCGTAATCGTTCGTGATGTGGATACCTGTTATCGCGTACTGGGTCAGATGCACAGCCTGTATAAACCACGTCCCGGTCGGGTTAAAGACTATATCGCCATTCCGAAAGCGAACGGCTACCAGTCGCTGCATACCTCAATGATCGGGCCGCATGGCGTGCCGGTTGAGGTGCAGATCCGTACTGAAGATATGGATCAAATGGCAGAGATGGGTGTCGCGGCGCACTGGGCTTATAAAGAACAGGGCGAAAGTGGCACGACGGCACAGATCCGTGCGCAACGTTGGTTACAGAGTCTGTTGGAGCTACAGCAAAGTGCCGGCAGCTCTTTTGAATTTATCGAAAGCGTTAAGTCCGATCTCTTTCCGGATGAAATTTATGTTTTCACTCCGGAAGGACGCATTGTGGAATTACCTGCTGGCGCGACGCCGGTAGATTTCGCTTACGCGGTTCACACTGATATCGGTCACGCCTGCGTCGGTGCGCGTGTCGATCGACAGCCCTACCCGCTTTCACAGCCGTTAGCCAGCGGTCAGACCGTAGAAATTATTACGGCACCGGGTGCCCGGCCAAATGCCGCCTGGCTCAACTTTGTTGTGAGCTCTAAAGCCCGCGCCAAAATTCGCCAGCTGCTAAAAAACCTTAAGCGTGAAGATTCTGTTAGCCTGGGACGACGCCTGTTGAACCATGCACTGGGCGGCAGTCGCAAACTGGCTGAGATTCCAGCTGCCAATATTGAGCAAGAGCTGGAGCGGATGAAGTTATCATCACTGGACGATCTGCTGGCAGAAATCGGTCTCGGTAACGCCATGAGCGTGGTGGTAGCGAAAAACCTGCTACAGGATACGCCGGGGGCTCAGCCCAACAGTACCATGTCGCGCAGTAAGCTGCCGATTAAAGGCGCTGATGGCGTCTTGATTACCTTTGCAAAATGCTGTCGTCCGATTCCCGGTGACCCGATCGTGGCGCACGTCAGCCCTGGTAAGGGTTTGGTAGTGCATCATGAGTCATGTCGTAATATTCGTGGCTATCAGAAAGAGCCAGAGAAATTTATGGCGGTCGAATGGGATAAAGTGACCGATCAGGAATTTGTCGCAGAGATTAAGGTGGAAATGTTCAACCACCAGGGCGCTTTGGCAAACCTGACGGCGGCAATTAATACTGCCGGTTCCAATATTCAAAGCCTCAACACGGAAGAGCGTGACGGGCGCGTTTACAGCACCTTTATCCGCCTGACGGCACGCGATCGCGTTCATCTGGCGAATATTATGCGCAAAATCCGCGTCATGCCGGACGTGATTAAAGTTCACCGTAACCGAAATTAG
- the trmH gene encoding tRNA (guanosine(18)-2'-O)-methyltransferase TrmH, translating to MNAQRFARIREMLAARQHDLTVCMEQVHKPHNVSAIIRTADAVGVHEVHAVWPSSRMRTAASSAAGSNSWVQVKTHRTIADAVAHLKQQDMQVLATHLSATAVDFREIDYTRPTCILMGQEKTGITQEALALADRDIIIPMVGMVQSLNVSVASALILYEAQRQRQNAGMYQRDSSTLPHLEQQRLLFEGGYPVLARVAKQKGLPRPEIDENGEVVADDAWWAAMQATVAR from the coding sequence ATGAATGCTCAACGTTTTGCTCGTATACGTGAAATGCTGGCAGCACGCCAGCATGATTTAACCGTATGTATGGAGCAGGTTCACAAGCCCCACAACGTTTCCGCCATTATCCGCACGGCGGATGCGGTCGGCGTGCATGAAGTCCACGCCGTCTGGCCCTCAAGCCGTATGCGTACCGCCGCCTCTTCTGCCGCTGGCAGTAACAGCTGGGTACAGGTAAAAACACACCGCACTATCGCTGATGCTGTCGCCCACCTGAAGCAGCAGGATATGCAGGTGCTGGCAACCCATCTTTCAGCTACCGCTGTTGATTTCCGAGAAATCGACTACACGCGCCCTACCTGCATCCTGATGGGCCAGGAAAAAACCGGCATTACTCAGGAAGCGCTGGCGCTGGCCGATCGCGATATTATTATTCCGATGGTTGGCATGGTGCAGTCGCTTAATGTTTCCGTCGCCTCCGCGCTGATCTTATATGAAGCACAGCGTCAGCGGCAGAATGCAGGGATGTATCAGCGGGATAGCAGCACGCTGCCGCACCTGGAGCAGCAGCGTTTACTGTTTGAAGGCGGTTATCCGGTGCTGGCTCGCGTTGCTAAACAAAAAGGCCTCCCTCGCCCCGAAATTGATGAAAACGGTGAAGTGGTTGCCGATGACGCATGGTGGGCCGCAATGCAAGCGACGGTAGCGCGATGA
- the gmk gene encoding guanylate kinase, with translation MAQGTLYIISAPSGAGKSSLIQAMLKTQPLYDTQVSISHTTRGIRPGEQHGEHYYFVSKQEFETMIAQDAFLEHAEVFGNYYGTSRAAIEQVLSTGVDVFLDIDWQGAQQIRQKMPSARSIFVLPPSKEELDRRLRGRGQDSEEVIARRMAQAVAEMSHYAEYDYLIVNDDFDLALSDLKTIIRAERLRMGRQKSRHDALISKLLAD, from the coding sequence ATGGCTCAAGGCACGCTTTATATTATTTCCGCTCCCAGCGGCGCGGGTAAATCCAGTCTGATTCAGGCTATGCTGAAAACGCAGCCGTTATACGATACGCAGGTCTCTATTTCACATACGACTCGCGGAATACGGCCCGGGGAACAGCACGGTGAACATTATTATTTCGTTTCCAAACAAGAGTTTGAGACGATGATTGCGCAAGATGCTTTTCTTGAGCATGCTGAGGTGTTCGGTAATTATTACGGCACCTCACGCGCGGCAATTGAACAGGTTCTGTCCACTGGCGTCGATGTTTTTTTGGATATCGACTGGCAGGGCGCACAACAGATTCGCCAGAAAATGCCCAGCGCACGCAGCATTTTCGTTCTGCCGCCCTCAAAAGAGGAACTGGATCGTCGCCTGCGCGGGCGCGGACAGGATAGCGAAGAGGTGATCGCTCGCCGCATGGCTCAGGCCGTTGCGGAAATGAGCCACTACGCCGAATACGATTATTTAATTGTGAATGATGATTTTGACCTGGCGCTGTCCGATCTGAAAACCATCATTCGCGCCGAGCGTCTGCGTATGGGCCGTCAAAAATCCCGGCATGATGCTTTAATCAGCAAACTATTGGCAGACTGA